The Vicinamibacteria bacterium sequence TTGAGGAACTCGTAAATGGCCCTTTGCTTCTTGGTCAAATCCATCACGAACGGATTCTAGGTGAAAGTAGAGTATATTGCAAGTATTACTCAGGGCGAGAGCAGGTAGAGTGAATGTGAATCCTTGATGGAAGGAACGGGACTCAGGCAGGGTATCTACGATCGTGATGGACATGCGATCGGCCCTTCAGGATCCTCGCAACTACCAGATATTCACCCTCGCGTTCCTGCTGCTCTGGGGCCTGGTGGCCCTGGATTTCGACATCCCGGCGGCCACGGCAGGTGTCATCGTGCTGAGCACGCTCGCCACGCAATGCGCGTGCGCCCGAATCGTCGGCCTGCCCCGCTTCGATCCCAAGAGCGCCCTCATCTCGGCCTTGTCGCTATGCTTGCTGCTGCGGACGAATTCGATCGCAATCGCGGCCCTCGTCGCGATCCTGACCATCGCGAGCAAATTCGTCTTGAGGTGGCGCGGGCGTCACGTCTTCAATCCGACGAACTTCGGCATCGCCGCTGCCATGGTCTCCACGGGATCGGCCTGGGTATCGCCGGGACAGTGGGGTAGCGAAGCATATTTCTCGTTCCTTCTCGCGTGCCTCGGCGGTCTCGTGCTCTATCGTGCGGCGCGGAGCGATGTGACGTATGCCTTCATTGGTTTTTACGCTGCCATCGTTTTCGGCCGTGCGCTATGGCTCGGCGACCCGATGGCGATTCCGCTTCACCAACTCGAGAACGGTGCTTTCCTGCTCTTCGCGTTCTTCATGATCTCCGACCCCAAGACTACGCCCGATTCGCGTGCCGGACGCATCCTCTTTGCGCTCGTCGTCGCGCTCGGTGCCGGGTTCGTCCATTTCGTTCTCTTCCGCACCAACGGTCTCATCTGGTCCCTGGTCGTCTTCTCCCCGACCACCATCCTGTGGAATCGGCTCTTTCCCGGCGATCGCTACGAATGGAGAAAGCCAGCCTCGATTCCGCTTTCCGAAAGGAGCTTCGCATGAAACGGTGGCTCGCCATCTCCGGTGTGGGACTCGTTCTCACCCTGTCACTCACCCACCCCTCGGTACTCGGTTTTTGTGGCTTCTACGTGGCCAAAGCCGACGCGAGGCTGTTCAACCGGGCATCCCAGGTCGTGCTCGTTCGGCACGATGACAAGACGGTTATTACGATGGTCAACGACTTTCGCGGCGACCCGAAGGAGTTCGCGGTGGTCGTCCCGGTTCCGACTTTCATCGAGCGAGAGCAAATCCACGTAACCGACAAGGCCCTGGTCGACCACCTCGACGCTTACACCTCTCCCCGACTGGTCGAGTACTTCGACGCCGATCCCTGCCGCCCCGTCGTCTACGAGGAATTTGCGGCCTTGCCCTCGGCCGCCCCCGCCGAAGGGGACGCCGCACGAAGCAGCCGCGCCAGGGCCCTGGGCGTCACGATCGAGGCGGCTTATACCGTCGGCGAGTACGACATCTTGATCCTGTCGGCGGAGCAATCGGATGGGCTCGAGACCTGGCTGACCGAGAACGGCTACAGGATGCCGCCGGGCGCGTCACGAGTTCTGTCGAGCTACATCAAGCAGAACATGCGTTTCTTCGTCGCCCGAGTGAACCTCGAGGAGCAGTCGAAGCTCGGCTACAGCACGCTGCGCCCCCTCCAGGTCGCCTTCGAGTCTCCCAAGTTCATGCTGCCGATACGCCTCGGCACGGTCAATGCCGACGGGCCCCAGGATCTCCTCGTCTATACATTGACCCGAACGGGCCGTGTCGAGACCGCCAACTACCGCACGATCAAGCTCCCCACCGGCGTAGAAATTCCCGTGTACGTCAAGGGGGAGTTCGGCGACTTCTACAAATCGATGTTCGATGTGCAGGTCGCGAAGGAGAACATGAGGAGCGTGTTCCTCGAGTACGCGTGGGATATGGCGTGGTGCGATCCGTGCGCCGCGGATCCGCTCTCAGCCGACGAGCTCAGGGAGCTCGGAGTATTCTGGCTCGGCGACGGCCCCGATGTCGCTCGGCCCCGAGTCCCCTCTCCTGCGGTCGATGTCTTCGTGACGAGACTGCACCTGCGCTACGATGGCGAGCATTTCCCCGAGGATCTCGTCCTCCAGGAGACCGCGGATCGCGAGAACTTTCAAGGTCGTTACGTGCTCCGCCATCCTTACGCGGGAGATCTCACGTGCGAGGCGGGCATGGCCTACAGCCGGAGTCTCGTCGAGCGTCATGAACGTGAAGCGCAGAACCTCGCCTCTCTGACGGGCTGGGACATTACCGAGATCCGGAAGAAGATGGATCTCGATGACGATCCGCCCGCCCGGAAGAGCTGGTGGGAGCGCCTCTGGAAAAAGAGCGGCCTCTGAGCGGGGCCACTCCTTCGCGGCCGGCTGAGATTCCGATGCGATTTATAATGGAAGCACCAAGATGCACCGAATCCAGCCGGCTCGCTTCCGGGAGGGGGTTTCTGCCGACGCCATCGATCCGCTGAGGGCTTCCAACCAGATCGGGGAACGATCGGCA is a genomic window containing:
- a CDS encoding DUF2330 domain-containing protein — protein: MKRWLAISGVGLVLTLSLTHPSVLGFCGFYVAKADARLFNRASQVVLVRHDDKTVITMVNDFRGDPKEFAVVVPVPTFIEREQIHVTDKALVDHLDAYTSPRLVEYFDADPCRPVVYEEFAALPSAAPAEGDAARSSRARALGVTIEAAYTVGEYDILILSAEQSDGLETWLTENGYRMPPGASRVLSSYIKQNMRFFVARVNLEEQSKLGYSTLRPLQVAFESPKFMLPIRLGTVNADGPQDLLVYTLTRTGRVETANYRTIKLPTGVEIPVYVKGEFGDFYKSMFDVQVAKENMRSVFLEYAWDMAWCDPCAADPLSADELRELGVFWLGDGPDVARPRVPSPAVDVFVTRLHLRYDGEHFPEDLVLQETADRENFQGRYVLRHPYAGDLTCEAGMAYSRSLVERHEREAQNLASLTGWDITEIRKKMDLDDDPPARKSWWERLWKKSGL
- a CDS encoding RnfABCDGE type electron transport complex subunit D, with the protein product MDMRSALQDPRNYQIFTLAFLLLWGLVALDFDIPAATAGVIVLSTLATQCACARIVGLPRFDPKSALISALSLCLLLRTNSIAIAALVAILTIASKFVLRWRGRHVFNPTNFGIAAAMVSTGSAWVSPGQWGSEAYFSFLLACLGGLVLYRAARSDVTYAFIGFYAAIVFGRALWLGDPMAIPLHQLENGAFLLFAFFMISDPKTTPDSRAGRILFALVVALGAGFVHFVLFRTNGLIWSLVVFSPTTILWNRLFPGDRYEWRKPASIPLSERSFA